The Streptomyces sp. NBC_00306 sequence CGCCAACGGCATCGTCGACACCGAGCCGTACCGCAAGCTGGGCCGCAACCAGCTGCGCGTGGCGATGTTCCCGGCGATCGACCCGGCGGACGTCGAGGCGCTCACCGCGTGCGTCGACTACGTGATCGAGAACCTCTGACACCCACGTCGTACGAATGAGGGGCCCGGCGGCCGAGGCGGCCGGGCCCCTCGTCGTCCCGATGGGCGCGGGCTCGGCCGGATGGAGCAGCGGCGCGGGCAGGGGCGGGGCGGCCGCCCGATGCTGAGCGTGCCCATCGTGCTCGCCCACCGGGAGAACCACCGTGCCGCTGCCCCGACGCTCGCCGCTTCGTCTGTCCGCCGCCGCCCTGCTGACCGCCGCCGCTCTCGCCGGGCTGATGTCCGCGCCCGCCCGCGCCGCCGACCCCGCCGGCTCCGACCACGACCGCGCGCTGCAACGGCAGTTGCGGCAACTGATCGCCGCCCCGGGCGGGCCGCCCGGCATCATCGCCGTCCTCCGGCGCGACGGCCGCTCGGAGGTCCACCGCGCCGGTGTCGCCGAGATCGGCACGGACCGGCCGGTCCGGGTGAGCGACCACATGCGGATCGCCAGTACGGCCAAGGCGTTCAGCGGAGCGGTCTCCCTCCGCCTCGTCGACCGCGGGAAGCTGCGCCTGGACTCCACCATCGGCAGGGTGCTGCCCCGGCTGCCGCGCGCCTGGCACCGGGTCACGCTGCGGCAGTTGCTCAACCACACGAGCGGCCTCCCGGACTACTCCGAGGACCGTGAGTTCCTGGAGCTCCTGGCCGCGGACCCGCGGCGGCGCTTCGACTCCCGCCGGCTGCTCGACTTCGTCGCCGGCGAGCCGCTCCGGTTCCGGCCGGGCTCGCGGTACCGGTACTCCAACTCCGACAACATCGCCGTGGCCCTGATGGCGGAGGCGGTCACGGGCCGGCGCTACGAGGACCTGCTCGCCCGTCTTGTGTACCGCCCGCTCGGTCTGCGCGACACCAGCCTTCCGCAGGGCTACGAGCTGCCCGAGCCGTACCTGCACGGCTACGACGTCACCCCGCCGGACCCGCCGGAGGACGTCTCCGAGGTGCTCAGCGCGTCCGGCATCTGGGCGTCCGGCGGCATCGTCTCGACACCGCGGGACATGACGGCGTTCGTCCGCGGCTACGCGGGCGGCCGGCTGATCTCGGCGCGGACGCTGCGCGAACAGCGGCGCTGGGTCGCGGGCGCGTCGGAGCCGGCGGGGCCGGGCGCGAACAAGGCCGGTCTCGCGATCTTCCGCTACGCGACACGGTGCGGGGTGGTGTACGGCCACACCGGCAACTTCCCCGGCTACACGCAGCTGATCGCGGCGACGGCCGACGGCAGGAGGTCGCTGA is a genomic window containing:
- a CDS encoding serine hydrolase domain-containing protein, coding for MPLPRRSPLRLSAAALLTAAALAGLMSAPARAADPAGSDHDRALQRQLRQLIAAPGGPPGIIAVLRRDGRSEVHRAGVAEIGTDRPVRVSDHMRIASTAKAFSGAVSLRLVDRGKLRLDSTIGRVLPRLPRAWHRVTLRQLLNHTSGLPDYSEDREFLELLAADPRRRFDSRRLLDFVAGEPLRFRPGSRYRYSNSDNIAVALMAEAVTGRRYEDLLARLVYRPLGLRDTSLPQGYELPEPYLHGYDVTPPDPPEDVSEVLSASGIWASGGIVSTPRDMTAFVRGYAGGRLISARTLREQRRWVAGASEPAGPGANKAGLAIFRYATRCGVVYGHTGNFPGYTQLIAATADGRRSLTFSITTQVNRLNKPELLEQLRDVQEDFVCELLRR